A genomic segment from Micromonospora echinaurantiaca encodes:
- a CDS encoding S8 family serine peptidase encodes MGGLSLSAGPAQAGVAAAPGGAADKLGSHDRALIATYAAQYRTRSLPAGAGQAVPDFVTLMFAVRPGRADAATRQLTDLGAEVTRTEPEIGYVKANVPFAAVEQAVALDDVLRVDADELLELAETTAASPAAGGDAGRHPAAPSAATPDNNPYMPTRETGSVAFKNEHPSYDGRGVTIGVMDTGIDPTHPALATTTTGERKLVDTAVGSNPLNLIDLLFDRTWLLLSAGNKVTGPVVDKYDITWTLPDGGSDDMYLTRKNLAIAGYVDPTLTGTLGIAYRESDNAVWIDLNQDYVFTDDELHRPYRENQQIGYIGTDNPATDLNERQPFTVEARRLSPLLAGVNINTLDEAHGTHVAGITAAHGILGGQMNGQAPGAKLVSMRACTSNGCSSAALTDGMVDLATNYGVDVINLSIGSMPALNDGQSAMALLYDRLIDTTGVQIFSSAGNSGAGTNSVGDPSSAGNVVSVGASVSKHTWWANYGSVVNAVRSVFPFSSRGPREDGGFKPDITAPGAAISPTPSWIASSAVPDAGYPLPTGYSMMQGTSMASPQAAGAAALLLSAAKQNGIDPTPAELRRAIYSTADFNKDEPAIAQGRGEFDVVHAWQYLAKGVADTDEVTVSAPVCTVLSDKLATPHTGSGLYNSCAPGSGGQAVGESRDYDLTLTRTGGSEDPVDYVLDLQGNDGTFTAPRKVTLAKGVPTVVRVTAAPTTQGIHSAVLTIDNAATQAVERSAMLAVAAAAPLAPGATWSAAGTVNRNGTIIYTVAVPAGATSLDVNLSGLADGSQTRWWAYGPDGLDAERSSAGTAYCYANYLDGNGCDPFTRSYAKPKPGVWEFVVEARRTSPYLTNPFHLAASVTQ; translated from the coding sequence GTGCGGCCGGGCCGGGCCGATGCGGCCACCCGGCAGCTCACCGACCTCGGCGCCGAGGTCACCCGCACCGAGCCGGAGATCGGCTACGTCAAGGCGAACGTGCCCTTCGCCGCCGTGGAGCAGGCCGTCGCCCTCGACGACGTGCTCCGGGTGGACGCCGACGAACTGCTCGAACTGGCGGAGACCACGGCGGCCAGCCCGGCCGCCGGCGGGGACGCCGGACGCCACCCGGCCGCCCCGTCGGCGGCGACGCCCGACAACAACCCGTACATGCCGACCCGGGAGACCGGCTCGGTGGCGTTCAAGAATGAACACCCGAGCTACGACGGCCGGGGCGTGACCATCGGCGTCATGGACACCGGGATCGACCCGACCCACCCGGCGCTCGCCACCACCACGACCGGCGAACGCAAGCTGGTGGACACGGCCGTCGGCAGCAACCCGCTGAACCTCATCGACCTGCTCTTCGACCGCACCTGGCTGTTGCTCAGCGCCGGCAACAAGGTCACCGGGCCGGTGGTGGACAAGTACGACATCACCTGGACGCTGCCCGACGGCGGCAGCGACGACATGTACCTGACCCGCAAGAACCTCGCCATCGCCGGCTACGTCGACCCCACCCTCACCGGAACCCTGGGCATCGCGTACCGCGAGTCCGACAACGCGGTCTGGATCGACCTCAACCAGGACTACGTGTTCACGGACGACGAGCTGCACCGGCCGTACCGGGAGAACCAGCAGATCGGCTACATCGGCACCGACAACCCGGCGACGGACCTCAACGAGCGCCAGCCCTTCACTGTCGAGGCCCGGCGCCTGAGCCCACTGCTGGCCGGCGTCAACATCAACACCCTCGACGAGGCGCACGGCACGCACGTCGCCGGCATCACCGCCGCGCACGGGATCCTCGGCGGGCAGATGAACGGTCAGGCGCCCGGCGCCAAGCTCGTCTCCATGCGGGCCTGCACCAGCAACGGCTGCTCCAGCGCCGCCCTCACCGACGGCATGGTCGACCTCGCCACCAACTACGGCGTGGACGTGATCAACCTGTCCATCGGCTCGATGCCCGCCCTGAACGACGGGCAGAGCGCCATGGCGCTGCTGTACGACCGACTGATCGACACCACCGGCGTCCAGATCTTCTCGTCGGCCGGCAACTCCGGGGCCGGCACCAACAGCGTCGGTGACCCGTCCTCCGCCGGCAACGTGGTCAGCGTCGGCGCTTCGGTCTCCAAGCACACCTGGTGGGCCAACTACGGGTCCGTCGTCAACGCCGTCCGGTCGGTCTTCCCGTTCTCCTCGCGCGGCCCGCGCGAGGACGGCGGCTTCAAACCGGACATCACCGCGCCCGGCGCGGCCATCTCGCCGACCCCGAGCTGGATCGCCAGCAGCGCCGTCCCGGACGCCGGATACCCCCTGCCGACCGGGTACTCGATGATGCAGGGCACCTCGATGGCCTCCCCGCAGGCTGCCGGGGCCGCCGCGCTGCTGCTTTCCGCCGCGAAGCAGAACGGCATCGACCCCACCCCGGCGGAGCTGCGTCGGGCCATCTACTCGACCGCCGACTTCAACAAGGACGAGCCGGCCATCGCCCAGGGCCGCGGCGAGTTCGACGTGGTGCACGCCTGGCAGTACCTGGCCAAGGGCGTCGCCGACACCGACGAGGTCACCGTCTCGGCGCCGGTCTGCACCGTCCTCTCGGACAAGCTGGCCACGCCGCACACCGGCAGCGGGCTGTACAACAGCTGCGCACCGGGCAGCGGCGGCCAGGCCGTCGGCGAGTCTCGCGACTACGACCTGACCCTGACCCGCACCGGCGGTTCCGAGGATCCGGTGGACTACGTCCTGGACCTCCAGGGCAACGACGGCACCTTCACCGCGCCTCGCAAGGTCACCCTGGCCAAGGGCGTCCCGACGGTCGTCCGGGTGACCGCCGCCCCGACCACCCAGGGCATCCACAGCGCCGTGCTGACCATCGACAACGCCGCCACCCAGGCCGTCGAGCGGTCCGCCATGCTGGCCGTCGCGGCCGCCGCCCCGCTGGCGCCCGGCGCCACCTGGTCGGCGGCGGGCACCGTGAACCGAAACGGCACGATCATCTACACCGTGGCGGTCCCGGCCGGCGCCACCAGCCTGGACGTGAACCTCTCCGGCCTGGCCGACGGCAGCCAGACCCGCTGGTGGGCGTACGGGCCGGACGGTCTCGACGCGGAGCGGTCCAGCGCCGGCACCGCCTACTGCTACGCCAACTACCTGGACGGCAACGGCTGCGACCCGTTCACCCGCAGCTACGCCAAGCCGAAGCCGGGTGTGTGGGAGTTCGTCGTCGAGGCGCGTCGCACCAGCCCGTACCTCACGAACCCGTTCCACCTGGCGGCGTCCGTCACCCAGTGA